One stretch of Mercenaria mercenaria strain notata unplaced genomic scaffold, MADL_Memer_1 contig_3327, whole genome shotgun sequence DNA includes these proteins:
- the LOC128552959 gene encoding uncharacterized protein LOC128552959 isoform X1, producing the protein MARSNCFRLGGRSKYYGYGYGVFSFQARECVEIHLKKKFLKYSGIYITNAEIMGLQDKKLQNMFQEDRILAEIYLSEVLAMEGLAAIFQSLTKCGYEDADKELKKFQNKSKFKAQKDAIEQIASVKKELEKKYSPTFVSKTSPKDKLL; encoded by the exons ATGGCACGGAGCAATTGCTTTCGTCTAGGTGGAAGGTCAAAATATTATGGATACGGGTATGGTGTCTTCAGTTTCCAGGCGAGGGAATGTGTGGAAATTCATCTAAAGAAAAAGTTTCTGAAGTACAG TGGCATTTACATCACCAATGCGGAAATTATGGGATTACAAGACAAAAAACTACAGAATATGTTTCAGGAAGACCGCAT ACTGGCAGAAATATATCTGTCCGAAGTTCTTGCAATGGAAGGTCTGGCTGCCATTTTCCAGTCTCTAACGAAGTGCGGGTATGAGGATGCTGACAAAGAACTGAAGAAGtttcaaaacaaatcaaaattcaaGGCACAGAAGGATGCCATAGAACAAA TTGCATCAGTAaaaaaagaactggaaaagaaataCAGCCCAACCTTTGTAAGCAAGACCTCCCCAAAGGATAAACTGCTCTAA
- the LOC128552959 gene encoding uncharacterized protein LOC128552959 isoform X2, which yields MARSNCFRLGGRSKYYGYGYGVFSFQARECVEIHLKKKFLKYRLAEIYLSEVLAMEGLAAIFQSLTKCGYEDADKELKKFQNKSKFKAQKDAIEQIASVKKELEKKYSPTFVSKTSPKDKLL from the exons ATGGCACGGAGCAATTGCTTTCGTCTAGGTGGAAGGTCAAAATATTATGGATACGGGTATGGTGTCTTCAGTTTCCAGGCGAGGGAATGTGTGGAAATTCATCTAAAGAAAAAGTTTCTGAAGTACAG ACTGGCAGAAATATATCTGTCCGAAGTTCTTGCAATGGAAGGTCTGGCTGCCATTTTCCAGTCTCTAACGAAGTGCGGGTATGAGGATGCTGACAAAGAACTGAAGAAGtttcaaaacaaatcaaaattcaaGGCACAGAAGGATGCCATAGAACAAA TTGCATCAGTAaaaaaagaactggaaaagaaataCAGCCCAACCTTTGTAAGCAAGACCTCCCCAAAGGATAAACTGCTCTAA